In Aerococcus loyolae, a genomic segment contains:
- the rpoD gene encoding RNA polymerase sigma factor RpoD, giving the protein MSKTTDKQEKTLKQASQELLNEKKILGSILYTELSDKIAQPYSLNDEQMDQLIEKFEDGGVAVVDEDGGPTNRQLQNEALKMQEDDEESEKDIDQILDEEEKNKKKDKKDKKDTNKSTSSTSSKVKTNDPVRMYLKEIGRVDLLTADEEVALAKRIEAGDPVAKQELAEANLRLVVSIAKRYVGRGMSFLDLIQEGNMGLMKAVEKFDYTKGFKFSTYATWWIRQAITRSIADQARTIRIPVHMVETINKLVRIQRQLLQELGREPTPEEIGAEMDLPTEKVRNIMKISQEPVSLETPIGEEDDSHLGDFIEDNDAMQPDEYTNQELLKEQLNEVLDTLTDREENVLRLRFGLEDGQTKTLEQVGQQFGVTRERIRQIEAKALRKLRHPSRLKQLKDFLED; this is encoded by the coding sequence TTGAGCAAAACGACCGACAAGCAGGAAAAAACTTTAAAACAAGCCAGTCAAGAATTACTTAATGAGAAGAAAATATTGGGCTCTATTTTATATACTGAGTTAAGTGATAAAATTGCTCAACCCTATTCTTTGAATGATGAACAAATGGATCAGCTCATTGAAAAATTTGAAGACGGTGGCGTAGCCGTTGTTGATGAAGATGGAGGCCCAACCAATCGTCAGCTACAAAATGAAGCGCTTAAGATGCAAGAAGACGATGAAGAATCTGAAAAAGATATTGATCAAATCTTAGATGAAGAAGAAAAAAATAAGAAGAAAGATAAAAAAGACAAAAAAGACACTAATAAGTCGACTTCTTCAACGAGTTCAAAGGTAAAAACTAACGATCCTGTACGTATGTATCTTAAAGAAATTGGACGAGTAGACTTACTGACAGCTGATGAAGAGGTTGCCCTTGCCAAAAGAATTGAGGCCGGAGATCCAGTAGCCAAGCAAGAGCTGGCCGAAGCCAATCTCCGTTTAGTCGTGTCGATTGCTAAACGCTATGTCGGTAGAGGAATGTCATTTTTAGACCTGATCCAAGAAGGAAATATGGGCTTAATGAAAGCAGTGGAAAAATTTGATTATACCAAGGGCTTCAAATTTTCTACTTATGCCACTTGGTGGATTCGTCAAGCGATTACCCGTTCGATCGCTGACCAAGCCCGTACCATTCGTATACCGGTACATATGGTGGAGACTATTAATAAATTAGTCCGCATCCAACGGCAATTACTCCAAGAGCTTGGTCGCGAACCCACGCCAGAAGAAATTGGTGCGGAAATGGACCTACCTACTGAAAAAGTGAGAAATATTATGAAAATCTCACAAGAACCAGTTTCCTTGGAAACCCCTATTGGTGAAGAAGATGATTCCCATCTTGGCGATTTTATTGAAGACAATGATGCCATGCAGCCAGATGAATATACCAATCAAGAATTGTTAAAAGAACAGCTCAATGAAGTCTTGGATACTTTAACTGATCGGGAAGAAAATGTTTTACGTCTCCGTTTCGGTTTAGAAGATGGTCAAACCAAAACTTTAGAGCAAGTTGGACAACAATTTGGGGTGACTCGTGAAAGAATACGGCAAATTGAAGCCAAGGCTCTACGTAAACTACGCCACCCCAGCCGTCTCAAGCAATTAAAAGATTTTCTAGAAGACTAA
- a CDS encoding aspartate kinase encodes MKVVKFGGSSLANDTQIKKVKNIIASDKDRKIIIVSAPGKRFDGDIKVTDLLIELASQTLNGSVDTSQTYKEIVERYRDMAEALEIQEPVIDEIKKSLNDILNMDKRQPDYFIDALKASGEDNNAKLIAAYFRTCGLKASYINPGEAGLILSDEPGNAKVLAESYLNLAKLKERDEILVFPGFFGYTKDGKLVTFSRGGSDITGAIVANGVGASMYENFTDVDSIFVASPAHVHNPVGISNLTYREMRELSYAGFTVVHDEALYPAFAENIPVVVKNTNNPEAPGTMITEKKMTENKWPIAGIASHGGFASVYITKYMMNREVGFMRRVLSVFEEYECSVEHVVSGIDDIDVIFKEDQLSAKELDELLLAIQTRTAADKVEKRENLCLLMIVGEAMQSSIGITARATKALSQANINLEMINQGSSENSVMFGIKENKEAEAVRAIYDEFFDAKD; translated from the coding sequence GTGAAAGTAGTAAAATTTGGTGGTAGCTCCCTAGCTAATGATACGCAAATAAAAAAAGTGAAGAATATCATTGCCAGTGATAAGGACCGTAAAATCATTATTGTTTCTGCACCTGGAAAGCGTTTTGATGGGGATATAAAAGTTACCGATTTATTAATTGAGTTAGCCTCACAGACACTAAATGGCAGCGTGGATACCTCCCAAACCTATAAGGAGATCGTTGAAAGGTATCGCGATATGGCAGAAGCCTTAGAAATACAAGAACCAGTCATTGATGAAATCAAAAAATCTTTAAATGACATCCTCAATATGGATAAAAGACAACCGGATTACTTTATCGATGCCCTCAAAGCAAGTGGAGAAGATAATAACGCTAAATTAATTGCGGCCTATTTCAGAACTTGTGGCTTGAAGGCGAGTTACATTAATCCTGGTGAAGCAGGTTTGATTCTTAGTGATGAACCCGGCAATGCTAAGGTATTAGCTGAATCCTATCTCAATTTAGCAAAATTAAAAGAACGTGATGAAATCTTAGTTTTTCCTGGCTTTTTTGGTTATACCAAAGATGGCAAGTTAGTCACTTTTTCACGTGGTGGTAGCGACATTACCGGAGCTATCGTTGCCAATGGGGTAGGGGCATCTATGTATGAGAATTTTACCGATGTTGATAGCATCTTTGTGGCTAGTCCCGCCCATGTTCACAATCCTGTTGGAATCAGTAATTTAACCTATCGAGAAATGCGTGAACTTTCCTACGCAGGCTTTACTGTGGTCCATGACGAGGCTTTGTATCCTGCTTTTGCAGAAAACATTCCCGTCGTAGTCAAAAATACCAATAATCCTGAAGCCCCTGGGACAATGATTACGGAGAAGAAGATGACTGAAAATAAATGGCCAATTGCTGGTATCGCTAGCCATGGTGGATTTGCTTCTGTTTATATTACAAAATATATGATGAATCGAGAAGTAGGATTCATGCGTCGCGTGTTGAGCGTCTTTGAAGAATACGAATGTAGTGTAGAGCATGTGGTATCAGGGATCGATGATATTGATGTTATCTTTAAAGAAGATCAACTTTCCGCAAAAGAATTAGATGAACTGCTTTTAGCGATTCAAACACGCACAGCCGCTGACAAGGTCGAAAAAAGAGAAAATCTTTGCCTGTTGATGATCGTTGGTGAGGCAATGCAATCAAGTATTGGGATTACCGCCCGGGCGACTAAGGCTCTCAGTCAAGCCAACATTAATTTAGAAATGATTAACCAGGGGTCTAGCGAAAATAGTGTGATGTTTGGTATCAAGGAAAATAAAGAAGCAGAAGCTGTACGGGCAATTTATGATGAGTTTTTTGATGCAAAAGATTAA
- a CDS encoding amino acid ABC transporter ATP-binding protein: MAQAKVVIQNLKKSFDDNEVLKDINLEISEGEVVCIIGPSGSGKSTLLRCINRLETIDGGSVVVDGIDMSDESIDIDKARENIGMVFQQFNLFPHMTVKENITLAPLQLNKLSQEEADKKALELLDSVGLKEKADAYPNSLSGGQKQRVAIARALAMGPDLMLFDEPTSALDPEMVGDVLEVMKDLARQGMTMVIVTHEMGFAKEVSDRTLFMDGGYIVESGKPEDLFNHPKHQRTQDFLQKVL, translated from the coding sequence ATGGCTCAAGCAAAAGTAGTGATTCAAAACTTAAAGAAGAGTTTTGATGATAATGAAGTTCTCAAAGATATCAACTTAGAAATCAGCGAAGGTGAAGTGGTCTGCATCATCGGTCCTTCGGGTTCAGGGAAATCTACTTTATTGCGATGCATTAATCGTCTAGAGACGATTGATGGGGGTAGTGTGGTAGTCGATGGTATTGATATGTCTGATGAAAGTATCGATATCGACAAGGCGCGTGAAAATATCGGAATGGTTTTCCAACAATTTAACCTATTTCCACATATGACTGTTAAAGAAAATATTACTTTAGCGCCCCTCCAATTAAATAAATTAAGTCAAGAAGAAGCTGACAAAAAAGCCCTTGAATTATTAGATAGTGTCGGCCTCAAAGAAAAGGCAGACGCCTATCCTAATTCCTTATCTGGTGGTCAAAAACAACGGGTAGCCATTGCTCGGGCTTTGGCTATGGGCCCTGACTTAATGTTATTTGACGAACCGACATCAGCCTTGGACCCAGAAATGGTTGGCGATGTGCTAGAAGTTATGAAAGATCTTGCTAGACAAGGGATGACCATGGTGATTGTGACCCATGAAATGGGCTTTGCTAAAGAAGTTTCTGACCGTACCTTGTTTATGGATGGCGGTTACATTGTCGAGTCAGGTAAACCAGAAGACCTATTCAATCATCCCAAACATCAACGGACCCAAGATTTCTTACAGAAAGTACTTTAA
- the mreC gene encoding rod shape-determining protein MreC, with translation MRQFFENKKLVVVLLSVISSLSLIAFSTFGQESLPQPMTWVNDFTAMVARLISTPTNSIMQFGDSVTNLQNTYQENQQLKKQLSTLQSLEAQNTILKEENKQMTNLLKLKPTLVGKTVIAASVISRAPENWLDKLTIDVGSNNGVKENMSVMTDSGLIGRVSEVGPTSAKVSLVTSDQEDAVEIAAGVQSDDGIFYGVIDQYDSSHNRLIVNQIPKEAKIKEGNLVTTSGLGGVSPEGLIIGKVAKMEDDEFALAKRVYVEPAANFNDIRHVFVIMSQRSEPDTENPNASEEIPGANHQAQASQAGASNHAN, from the coding sequence TTGCGCCAATTTTTTGAAAATAAAAAACTTGTGGTTGTGCTATTGAGTGTTATTAGCTCGCTTAGCCTGATTGCTTTTTCCACCTTTGGACAGGAAAGTTTACCCCAACCCATGACCTGGGTGAATGACTTTACTGCAATGGTAGCTCGCCTGATATCGACCCCAACAAATTCCATCATGCAATTTGGCGATTCTGTGACAAATTTACAGAACACCTATCAGGAAAATCAGCAATTAAAAAAACAACTGTCCACTTTACAGAGCTTAGAAGCTCAAAATACGATTTTAAAAGAAGAAAATAAGCAAATGACCAATCTTTTAAAATTGAAACCGACCCTGGTTGGGAAGACAGTAATTGCAGCTTCAGTCATATCTAGAGCTCCTGAGAATTGGTTAGATAAGTTGACTATTGATGTAGGTTCTAACAACGGGGTGAAGGAGAATATGTCGGTCATGACTGACTCCGGCCTCATTGGCCGGGTTTCCGAAGTTGGTCCCACAAGTGCAAAAGTGAGCTTAGTCACTTCAGACCAAGAAGATGCGGTGGAAATTGCTGCTGGTGTCCAATCGGATGATGGGATATTTTATGGGGTGATTGACCAATACGATTCAAGTCATAACCGCTTAATTGTCAATCAAATTCCTAAGGAAGCTAAAATAAAAGAGGGAAATCTGGTAACCACAAGTGGTCTGGGAGGCGTTTCTCCAGAAGGTTTGATCATTGGAAAAGTGGCTAAAATGGAAGATGATGAATTCGCCTTAGCTAAACGTGTTTATGTCGAGCCAGCAGCTAATTTCAATGATATCCGTCATGTCTTTGTGATTATGTCTCAAAGAAGTGAACCAGATACAGAAAACCCTAATGCGTCTGAAGAAATTCCAGGGGCCAACCACCAAGCTCAAGCCAGCCAAGCTGGGGCAAGTAATCATGCAAATTAG
- the mreD gene encoding rod shape-determining protein MreD has translation MFDYIRYHLTLPIFLIFVFLLDGALVNVLLASVDTYAYQIIPSLLLISLTLIPLYYNQPRTIYLMAFIIGFLYDSYYNGILGINLFLFPAVVYLSYQVKNRFPLNFYSIWVWAVIMYLLYHNVIYWLYRILRIHGDTYLKFLASFLGPSLLFNSLVIFLLNLIIFRLVNWVKG, from the coding sequence ATGTTTGATTATATACGCTATCATTTAACCCTTCCCATTTTCTTAATTTTTGTTTTCTTACTGGATGGCGCTTTAGTCAATGTCTTACTAGCCAGTGTGGATACCTATGCTTATCAAATTATTCCCAGTCTTTTACTGATTAGCTTAACCCTGATTCCCTTATATTATAACCAGCCAAGAACGATTTACTTGATGGCTTTTATTATTGGTTTTCTATATGATTCATACTATAACGGAATTCTAGGGATTAATTTATTTCTGTTCCCAGCAGTCGTTTACTTATCCTACCAGGTAAAAAATCGCTTTCCCTTGAATTTTTATAGCATCTGGGTATGGGCTGTGATCATGTATCTTTTATATCATAATGTGATTTATTGGCTCTATCGAATCTTACGTATTCATGGGGACACTTATCTTAAGTTCTTAGCTAGCTTTTTAGGTCCCTCCCTATTATTTAATAGTTTAGTGATTTTCCTGCTTAACCTGATTATTTTTCGCTTAGTAAATTGGGTCAAGGGCTGA
- a CDS encoding ABC transporter permease subunit (The N-terminal region of this protein, as described by TIGR01726, is a three transmembrane segment that identifies a subfamily of ABC transporter permease subunits, which specificities that include histidine, arginine, glutamine, glutamate, L-cystine (sic), the opines (in Agrobacterium) octopine and nopaline, etc.), giving the protein MIAGFDLKKSWMVMVIALVTILGLVANHHVEAEETAPQERMEAVEEGPKRGDKVVIGLDDTFAPMGFRNGQNEIVGFDIDLAQAIAEIYGWELDFQPIDWAMKETELNSGNIDLLWNGVGITPEREEQMLFSQPYLESPNIVITKKESPIEGLSDLAGKTISTQSGSTTAEDIKDWPNQLYQKLAQKPVLYSSYNEVFADLDSGRVDAVVTDYTYGHYIMEVRGEEKYDSFVDPSKEPEQMAVAMRKSANGLKTMIDQGLDQVKANGKYDEIVAKWFGENRQVASQENIIQKILPSLWSGFKLTLVLFVLVLALSLPLGFLIAIMRVFSPKLIQWLIEGYVFIMRGSPLMLQLMMVFFGLPYLGINLDRFTAALIAFVINYAAYFAEIFRGGITSVPKGQYESIKVLGIGWQRGFRRIILPQVMKITLPSVGNEVIALVKDTSLVYVIGLGELLRAGSIAANTYATIIPYLVCGVFYLIFTAFVTLALRKIEYRVSW; this is encoded by the coding sequence ATGATAGCAGGATTCGACTTGAAAAAGTCTTGGATGGTTATGGTTATTGCTTTAGTTACTATTTTGGGGTTGGTGGCAAACCACCATGTTGAAGCTGAAGAGACAGCTCCTCAAGAACGGATGGAAGCTGTTGAAGAGGGGCCAAAAAGAGGCGATAAGGTCGTCATTGGCCTAGATGATACCTTTGCACCTATGGGATTCCGTAATGGGCAAAATGAAATTGTTGGTTTTGACATTGACTTAGCCCAAGCTATTGCTGAGATTTACGGCTGGGAGCTCGACTTTCAGCCGATTGACTGGGCAATGAAAGAAACCGAATTGAATAGTGGTAATATTGACTTACTTTGGAATGGTGTCGGAATTACCCCTGAAAGAGAAGAACAGATGCTCTTTTCACAGCCTTATTTGGAAAGTCCTAATATCGTGATTACTAAAAAGGAAAGCCCAATCGAGGGACTTTCCGATTTAGCTGGAAAAACGATATCGACCCAGTCGGGCTCGACGACAGCTGAAGACATTAAGGATTGGCCCAATCAACTCTACCAAAAACTGGCGCAAAAACCGGTTCTCTATTCCTCTTATAACGAGGTTTTTGCTGATTTAGATTCCGGTCGTGTTGATGCTGTGGTCACTGATTATACTTATGGTCACTATATTATGGAGGTTCGTGGGGAAGAAAAATATGATTCCTTTGTGGACCCCAGTAAGGAGCCTGAGCAAATGGCAGTCGCGATGCGAAAATCTGCTAACGGTCTTAAGACAATGATCGACCAAGGGCTTGACCAAGTAAAGGCTAACGGGAAATATGATGAAATTGTCGCCAAATGGTTTGGAGAAAACCGTCAAGTGGCTAGTCAGGAGAATATTATTCAAAAAATACTTCCCTCTCTATGGAGTGGTTTTAAATTAACTCTTGTCTTGTTTGTCTTGGTGCTGGCACTTAGTCTCCCATTAGGTTTTCTTATCGCCATTATGCGCGTCTTTAGCCCTAAACTGATTCAATGGTTAATTGAAGGTTATGTTTTCATTATGCGAGGTAGCCCGCTCATGTTACAACTGATGATGGTCTTCTTCGGCTTACCTTATTTAGGAATTAATTTAGATCGCTTTACCGCTGCCCTTATTGCTTTTGTGATTAATTACGCCGCTTATTTTGCGGAAATTTTCCGGGGTGGGATTACTTCAGTACCCAAAGGCCAATACGAAAGTATCAAAGTCTTAGGAATTGGTTGGCAAAGGGGCTTTCGTCGCATCATTTTACCCCAAGTGATGAAAATAACCCTACCATCTGTCGGCAATGAAGTGATTGCCTTAGTCAAGGATACTTCATTAGTCTATGTGATTGGCCTTGGTGAATTGTTGCGGGCTGGCTCGATTGCTGCTAACACCTATGCAACCATTATTCCTTATCTGGTCTGTGGGGTGTTCTATTTAATCTTCACCGCCTTTGTGACCCTTGCCTTGCGTAAGATTGAGTATCGGGTGAGCTGGTAG
- a CDS encoding amino acid ABC transporter ATP-binding protein, with protein sequence MALIVSNLKKAYNGNMVIDQFNCRIDPGEIVILLGPSGTGKTTFMRLINNLEKCDQGNIAIGDRVLCQETSQGVQYSDKTSQHRYQNAIGMVFQNYQLFPNFTVLDNVLEAPIAQKLAPKSELLDQAMFLLDSVGLKDKADAYPSTLSGGQKQRVAIARAMMLSPEIICFDEPTSALDRESANQVGKLVQAIAKQGKGILVVTHDTQFGEDFGTRIVSSEEFK encoded by the coding sequence ATGGCCTTAATAGTTTCTAATTTAAAAAAAGCTTACAACGGTAATATGGTGATTGATCAATTTAACTGCCGGATTGATCCAGGAGAAATTGTTATTTTACTGGGCCCATCTGGAACCGGGAAAACGACCTTTATGCGCTTGATCAATAACTTAGAAAAATGTGACCAGGGTAATATTGCTATTGGGGACCGGGTTCTCTGCCAGGAGACTTCCCAAGGAGTTCAATACAGTGATAAGACCAGTCAACACCGCTATCAAAATGCGATTGGCATGGTCTTTCAAAATTACCAATTGTTCCCTAATTTTACCGTCTTAGACAATGTCTTAGAAGCACCTATCGCTCAAAAGTTAGCGCCCAAGTCAGAACTGCTCGATCAGGCCATGTTTTTACTAGATAGCGTAGGCCTAAAAGATAAGGCCGATGCCTATCCGTCGACCTTGTCAGGAGGGCAAAAGCAAAGGGTTGCTATTGCTAGAGCCATGATGTTATCACCGGAGATCATTTGCTTCGACGAACCGACTTCAGCCCTTGACCGCGAGTCCGCTAATCAGGTAGGAAAGCTAGTTCAAGCTATCGCTAAACAAGGGAAGGGCATTTTAGTGGTTACTCACGATACTCAATTTGGTGAAGATTTTGGTACCCGGATTGTTTCTTCTGAAGAATTTAAATAA
- a CDS encoding carbamoyl phosphate synthase small subunit, which produces MTKKRLILEDGSVFEGEGFGYDKEVIGELVFNTGMSGYQESITDQSYAGQLLTFTYPLIGNYGINYDNYESLNPSCVGVIVHEWARRPSHWKSQMNLDTFLKQKKIPGLAGIDTRLLTKKIRKHGVMKAYLTSRDEPLSDLLAVLRNTELDQKLIQKVSTQAAYPIPGQGYRVIVMDFGLKHSILAELSKRNCQVTVVPYDTNLEEITALAPDGIVLSNGPGDPDDLPEALDTIRELEKRYPLFGICMGHQLFSKANGAKTYKMKFGHRGFNHAVRELATGQIHFTSQNHGYAVSREDLPADLEITHEEINDHTVEGLRHKKYPAFSVQYHPDACPGPHDADYLFDSFLKLIEESKQTK; this is translated from the coding sequence ATGACAAAAAAGAGATTAATTTTAGAAGATGGTAGTGTCTTTGAAGGGGAAGGCTTTGGTTACGATAAAGAGGTGATTGGTGAGCTAGTCTTTAATACGGGGATGTCCGGCTATCAAGAATCCATCACTGACCAATCTTACGCTGGTCAATTATTGACCTTTACTTATCCCCTAATCGGTAATTATGGGATTAATTATGATAACTATGAATCCTTAAATCCTTCATGTGTTGGTGTCATTGTTCATGAGTGGGCTAGACGCCCCAGTCATTGGAAGTCTCAAATGAACCTTGATACTTTCTTAAAACAGAAAAAAATTCCTGGACTAGCTGGGATAGATACTCGTTTATTGACCAAGAAAATTCGCAAGCATGGGGTGATGAAGGCTTACTTAACCAGTAGAGATGAACCCTTAAGTGATTTATTAGCAGTCCTAAGAAATACAGAGCTTGATCAAAAATTGATTCAAAAAGTCTCTACCCAAGCAGCTTATCCTATTCCTGGTCAAGGGTACCGGGTAATCGTGATGGACTTTGGCTTAAAACACTCGATCTTAGCTGAATTATCCAAGCGCAATTGTCAGGTGACAGTGGTTCCATATGATACCAACTTAGAGGAAATTACCGCCTTAGCTCCAGATGGGATTGTCTTATCTAATGGACCTGGTGACCCTGATGATCTTCCTGAAGCATTAGATACTATCCGCGAATTAGAGAAGCGTTATCCCTTATTTGGAATTTGCATGGGCCATCAACTGTTTTCAAAGGCTAATGGAGCCAAAACTTATAAGATGAAATTTGGTCACCGTGGTTTTAACCATGCCGTTAGGGAACTTGCGACTGGTCAAATTCATTTTACTAGTCAAAACCATGGTTATGCTGTCAGTCGAGAAGATTTGCCAGCAGACCTAGAAATCACCCATGAAGAGATTAATGACCATACTGTCGAAGGGCTTCGTCACAAAAAGTACCCCGCCTTTTCGGTGCAATACCATCCCGATGCTTGCCCTGGACCTCATGATGCTGACTATCTATTTGACAGCTTCTTAAAGTTAATCGAAGAAAGTAAACAAACAAAATAA